One Littorina saxatilis isolate snail1 linkage group LG1, US_GU_Lsax_2.0, whole genome shotgun sequence genomic window carries:
- the LOC138959605 gene encoding calmodulin-A-like yields the protein MRNLGQFPSIDELNTMLKEIDIDGDGTFSFEEFVQVMANMGGLNEQSEEDEEEELRQAFRVFDKSGCGYITPSDLRGVLQNIGEDLTEEESEFSHGVWSCWCLRTESERSFSPSQL from the exons ATGCGCAACCTGGGCCAGTTCCCCTCCATCGACGAGCTCAACACCATGCTCAAGGAGATCGACATTGACG GTGACGGGACGTTCTCGTTCGAGGAGTTCGTGCAGGTGATGGCCAACATGGGCGGGCTGAACGAGCAGTCcgaggaggacgaggaggaggagctTAGACAGGCCTTCCGGGTGTTCGACAAGTCAGGCTGCGGCTACATCACACCCTCAGATCTCAGGGGCGTGCTGCAGAACATCGGGGAGGACCTCACAGAGGAAGAGAGTGAGTTCAGCCACGGTGTGTGGTCGTGTTGGTGTCTCAGAACTGAGTCAGAAAGGTCTTTCTCACCCAGTCAGTTGTGA